Proteins encoded in a region of the Triplophysa dalaica isolate WHDGS20190420 chromosome 10, ASM1584641v1, whole genome shotgun sequence genome:
- the LOC130430199 gene encoding uncharacterized protein LOC130430199 isoform X4, which produces MALMPLWLFSLLLMKGVFGVDADEVKSVSVMEGDSVTLHTNLTHIQTDDQILWLFGLQATRIAEIYHQKPNTYDKTGRYGRRLRINTQTGSLTFTNITSTDSGLHELQIINSRGTLFQTFNVTVYNRLTVPITNQTQHLNITHDLKKYTDVNRSHVCAIAAAAFMVFIMIVVAVKHRCVCLSLNNQGKNTDV; this is translated from the exons ATGGCACTAATGCCGCTTTGGTTATTTTCTCTATTGCTGATGAAAG gtgtgtttggtgttgatgcagatgaagtgaagtcagtgtcagttatggagggagattctgtcactctacacactaATCTAACTCACATACAGACAGATGATCAGATACTTTGGCTGTTTGGACTTCAAGCGACTCGTATCGCTGAGATCTATCATCAGAAACCCAACACATATGATAAAACTGGACGATATGGACGGAGACTGAGGATCAACactcagactggatctctcaccttcacaaacatcacaagcaCAGACTCTGGACTTCATGAACTTCAGATCATCAACAGCAGAGGAACTTTGTTCCAGACATTCAATGTTACTGTCTATA ACCGTCTGACCGTtcccatcacaaaccaaactcaacatctcaacatcacACATGACTTAAAGAAATATACAG ATGTGAACCGTTCACATGTTTGTGCCATCGCAGCAGCAGCGTTCATGGTTTTCATCATGATTGTTGTTGCAGTCAAACATcgttgtgtttgtctgtcactAAACAATCAGGGCAAGAAT ACAGATGTCTGA
- the LOC130430627 gene encoding SLAM family member 5-like, which produces MLFIRICVVLSPFIVKGLQLLPQTREDPNNLKHADEDEVKSVMEGDSVTLHTDVIHIQRRDQILWMFGPQGIPIADIYNQKPKTYQTGRYGGRLQINSQTGSLTITNMRTTDSGLYRLEVINGKETLFKIFNLTAYARLSVPVVIRNSSQCSSSSERSSVSECVLLCSVMNVTHVSLSWYKGNSLLSSISVSDLNIRLPLPLEVEYHDTNTYRCVINNPITNHTKLLHINELCQACSDPSQHYLIPLITGLVVGLLVIVFVIFWHNSKQQIMRDVEANQTAYSNVVT; this is translated from the exons ATGTTATTTATACGTATTTGTGTTGTGCTCTCACCGTTTATTGTCAAAG GTCTTCAGCTGCTTCCACAGACCCGTGAGGATCCTAACAATCTGAAACATGCAGATGAAG atgaagtcaagtcagtgatggagggagattctgtcacatTACACACTGATGTTATTCACATACAAAGACGTGATCAGATACTGTGGATGTTTGGACCTCAAGGGATTCCAATAGCTGATATTTATAATCAGAAACCCAAAACATATCAGACTGGAAGATATGGTGGTAGACTGCAGATCAacagtcagactggatctctcaccatcacaaacatgagaacaacagactctggactttatagaTTAGAGGTCATCAATGGGAAAGAAACATTGTTCAAGATATTTAATCTAACTGCCTATG CTCGTCTGTCTGTTCCTGTCGTCATCAGaaactcttctcaatgttcttcatcatcagaaagatcttcagtgtcagaatgtgtgttgttgtgttcagtgatgaatgtgacacatgtgagtctctcctggtacaaaggaaacagtttattgtccagcatcagtgtgtctgatctcaacatcagactccctctacctctggaggtggaatatcacgatacaaacacatacagatgtgtcatcaataatcccatcacaaaccacacaaaACTTCTACACATCAATGAACTCTGTCAGGCGTGTTCAG ATCCCAGTCAGCATTATTTAATACCGCTGATAACTGGTCTTGTGGTGGGGCTGCTGGTCATCGTTTTTGTGATTTTCTGGCATAACtctaaacaacaaataatgagA GATGTTGAAGCAAATCAGACAGCATACTCAAATGTAGTGACATAA
- the LOC130430199 gene encoding uncharacterized protein LOC130430199 isoform X1, producing MALMPLWLFSLLLMKGVFGVDADEVKSVSVMEGDSVTLHTNLTHIQTDDQILWLFGLQATRIAEIYHQKPNTYDKTGRYGRRLRINTQTGSLTFTNITSTDSGLHELQIINSRGTLFQTFNVTVYNRLTVPITNQTQHLNITHDLKKYTDVNRSHVCAIAAAAFMVFIMIVVAVKHRCVCLSLNNQGKNVSITANITANTTNLVTCFFSQEFHFKLSRYTLPYINIYF from the exons ATGGCACTAATGCCGCTTTGGTTATTTTCTCTATTGCTGATGAAAG gtgtgtttggtgttgatgcagatgaagtgaagtcagtgtcagttatggagggagattctgtcactctacacactaATCTAACTCACATACAGACAGATGATCAGATACTTTGGCTGTTTGGACTTCAAGCGACTCGTATCGCTGAGATCTATCATCAGAAACCCAACACATATGATAAAACTGGACGATATGGACGGAGACTGAGGATCAACactcagactggatctctcaccttcacaaacatcacaagcaCAGACTCTGGACTTCATGAACTTCAGATCATCAACAGCAGAGGAACTTTGTTCCAGACATTCAATGTTACTGTCTATA ACCGTCTGACCGTtcccatcacaaaccaaactcaacatctcaacatcacACATGACTTAAAGAAATATACAG ATGTGAACCGTTCACATGTTTGTGCCATCGCAGCAGCAGCGTTCATGGTTTTCATCATGATTGTTGTTGCAGTCAAACATcgttgtgtttgtctgtcactAAACAATCAGGGCAAGAATGTAAGTATTACAGCAAATATTACAGCAAATACAACAAATCTTGTCACCTGCTTTTTTTCCCAagagtttcattttaaactctccCGTTACACACTTccttatataaacatttacttttaa
- the LOC130429810 gene encoding natural killer cell receptor 2B4-like, with protein MRNPDIVLHIDRSFETDFETLCFIKNFVPRMTLVKLFVLIFVLKGVFGFTISGSTPVSVMEGDSVTLHTDLIHIQRRDQILWMFGPRETRIAEIYTQSVNMYDSNKIFGDRLNLDSQTGSLIFTNITITDTGLYKLEIINCIETSGTKFNVTVYAHLPAPVIDRKSLQCSNCSVSCSVMNVTHVSLSWYKGNSLLSNISVSDLKIRLSLPLEVEYHDTNTYRCVVSNPITNHTQHLLITDVCQPCSGLHHTDLVVILVVTVILISAAGLVCFVKIVAVKHCRINKQEPQESNEEETLSLNHLNNMGATSDMVSAPAVSNGV; from the exons ATGCGTAATCCGGACATCGTGCTACACATTGACAGGAGCTTTGAAACAGATTTCGAGACTTTATGCTTTATTAAGAACTTTGTTCCCAGGATGACATTAGTGAAACTTTTTGTGCTGATCTTCGTTCTAAAag gtgtgtttggctTCACTATATCTGGATCAACaccagtgtcagtgatggagggagattctgtcactctacacactgatcttaTTCACATACAGAGACGTGATCAGATTTTGTGGATGTTTGGACCTCGAGAGACTCGGATAGCTGAAATCTATACGCAAAGTGTTAACATGTATGACAGtaataagatatttggagacaGACTGAATTTGGacagtcagactggatctctcatcttcacaaacatcacaatcacagacactggactttataaactagaGATCATCAACTGCATAGAAACATCAGGAACGAAATTCAATGTTACAGTCTACG CTCATCTGCCTGCTCCTGTCATCGACAGAAAGTCTTTACAGTGTTCAAACTGTTCTGTGtcgtgttcagtgatgaatgtgacacatgtgagtctctcctggtacaaaggaaacagtttattgtccaacatcagtgtgtctgatctcaaaatcagactctctctacctctggaggtggaatatcatgatacaaacacatacagatgtgtggtgtccaatcccatcacaaaccacacacaacatctactCATCACTGATGTCTGTCAGCCGTGTTCAG GTTTACATCATACTGACTTGGTTGTCATCTTAGTGGTTACAGTCATTCTAATATCAGCAGCTGGTTTGGTCTGTTTTGTCAAGATTGTAGCAGTCAAACACTGTCGGATCAATAAACAAGAACCGCAGGAAT CCAATGAAGAAGAGACGCTATCTTTGAATCACTTGAACAATATG GGAGCCACAAGTGATATGGTTTCTGCACCAGCAGTTTCAAATGGAGTTTAA
- the LOC130430199 gene encoding uncharacterized protein LOC130430199 isoform X2 has protein sequence MALMPLWLFSLLLMKGVFGVDADEVKSVSVMEGDSVTLHTNLTHIQTDDQILWLFGLQATRIAEIYHQKPNTYDKTGRYGRRLRINTQTGSLTFTNITSTDSGLHELQIINSRGTLFQTFNVTVYNRLTVPITNQTQHLNITHDLKKYTDVNRSHVCAIAAAAFMVFIMIVVAVKHRCVCLSLNNQGKNMSDVSDDAQLFWI, from the exons ATGGCACTAATGCCGCTTTGGTTATTTTCTCTATTGCTGATGAAAG gtgtgtttggtgttgatgcagatgaagtgaagtcagtgtcagttatggagggagattctgtcactctacacactaATCTAACTCACATACAGACAGATGATCAGATACTTTGGCTGTTTGGACTTCAAGCGACTCGTATCGCTGAGATCTATCATCAGAAACCCAACACATATGATAAAACTGGACGATATGGACGGAGACTGAGGATCAACactcagactggatctctcaccttcacaaacatcacaagcaCAGACTCTGGACTTCATGAACTTCAGATCATCAACAGCAGAGGAACTTTGTTCCAGACATTCAATGTTACTGTCTATA ACCGTCTGACCGTtcccatcacaaaccaaactcaacatctcaacatcacACATGACTTAAAGAAATATACAG ATGTGAACCGTTCACATGTTTGTGCCATCGCAGCAGCAGCGTTCATGGTTTTCATCATGATTGTTGTTGCAGTCAAACATcgttgtgtttgtctgtcactAAACAATCAGGGCAAGAAT ATGTCTGATGTCTCTGATGATGCTCAGCTCTTCTGGATCTGA
- the LOC130430199 gene encoding uncharacterized protein LOC130430199 isoform X3, whose amino-acid sequence MEGDSVTLHTNLTHIQTDDQILWLFGLQATRIAEIYHQKPNTYDKTGRYGRRLRINTQTGSLTFTNITSTDSGLHELQIINSRGTLFQTFNVTVYNRLTVPITNQTQHLNITHDLKKYTDVNRSHVCAIAAAAFMVFIMIVVAVKHRCVCLSLNNQGKNVSITANITANTTNLVTCFFSQEFHFKLSRYTLPYINIYF is encoded by the exons atggagggagattctgtcactctacacactaATCTAACTCACATACAGACAGATGATCAGATACTTTGGCTGTTTGGACTTCAAGCGACTCGTATCGCTGAGATCTATCATCAGAAACCCAACACATATGATAAAACTGGACGATATGGACGGAGACTGAGGATCAACactcagactggatctctcaccttcacaaacatcacaagcaCAGACTCTGGACTTCATGAACTTCAGATCATCAACAGCAGAGGAACTTTGTTCCAGACATTCAATGTTACTGTCTATA ACCGTCTGACCGTtcccatcacaaaccaaactcaacatctcaacatcacACATGACTTAAAGAAATATACAG ATGTGAACCGTTCACATGTTTGTGCCATCGCAGCAGCAGCGTTCATGGTTTTCATCATGATTGTTGTTGCAGTCAAACATcgttgtgtttgtctgtcactAAACAATCAGGGCAAGAATGTAAGTATTACAGCAAATATTACAGCAAATACAACAAATCTTGTCACCTGCTTTTTTTCCCAagagtttcattttaaactctccCGTTACACACTTccttatataaacatttacttttaa